In Silene latifolia isolate original U9 population chromosome 3, ASM4854445v1, whole genome shotgun sequence, a single window of DNA contains:
- the LOC141649276 gene encoding uncharacterized protein LOC141649276 translates to MKPKMDKQLGKFIEIVKNLEVSIPFTELITHVSAYAKYMKDILTKNKSISQMETIAFVDASSAILQGTSPPKLQDPRSFYIPCIIGDTRFEKALCDVGASVNVMPYSVWAKLGMGELKCLSMTLQMADRSTKKPLRVLEDVSVIVGKFFIPVEFAVVDMAEDDHIPIILGRPFLNTVGAVIDVNNGMLTLEVGNERITFNLIKVMKASNLKEPYFIVDHAPNDKNDKD, encoded by the coding sequence ATGAAGCCTAAGATGGATAAGCAACTTGGGAAATTCATAGAAATCGTGAAAAATTTGGAAGTTTCAATTCCTTTCACCGAGTTAATTACCCATGTGTCGGCGTATGCAAAATATATGAaggatatcctcacaaagaataaaTCCATTAGTCAAATGGAAACAATTGCTTTCGTCGATGCTTCTAGCGCTATCCTACAAGGTACTTCACCACCAAAGCTACAAGATCCCAGGAGTTTCTATATCCCTTGCATAATTGGGGATACAAGATTTGAAAAGGCACTATGTGACGTTGGAGCAAGTGTAAACGTGATGCCTTACTCGGTTTGGGCAAAGCTTGGGATGGGAGAGTTAAAGTGCTTGAGTATGACGCTTCAAATGGCAGATCGCTCTACAAAGAAGCCCCTAAGAGTCTTGGAGGATGTATCAGTTATAGTGGGGAAGTTCTTCATTCCCGTTGAATTTGCCGTCGTAGACATGGCGGAGGATGATCATATCCCgatcatcttgggaagaccattcTTGAACACCGTCGGAGCAGTAATAGATGTGAATAACGGGATGCTCACCTTAGAAGTAGGTAATGAAAGGATAACCTTCAATCTTATCAAAGTGATGAAAGCCTCCAACCTCAAGGAACCATACTTCATAGTGGACCATGCTCcaaatgacaagaatgacaaagaTTAG